The DNA segment AACTATTAGATTCGTTCGAGGCTGGTGTTGTACTCACAGGGTCTGAGGTAAAATCCCTTCGAGAAAAAAAGGGAAATCTTACCGATTGTTTTGCCAAAGTGAGAAACGGGGAAGTGTTTTTAGAAAACTTTCAAATCCCACCTTACAAAAACGGGGGTTATGCGAACCATCCTGAAATTCGGCCTCGCAAACTCCTCTTAAAAGCAAAAGAAATTGAAAAAATTGATAGGTCCATCAAAGAGAAGGGACTTGTTCTTGTTGCCACTCGTTGTTTCTTTAAAAACAACCGTTTGGTGAAGATAGATGTCGCATTAGCCAAACCAAAAAAACTTTACGACAAACGTGACGACATTCAAAAAAAGGAAGCCAAAATCGATATGGAAAGAGCCATGAAGGAACACCTACGCAAATGAAAGGACTTCCAGTGGTCACCATTGTTGGTAGACAAAATGTGGGTAAATCCACACTATTCAACGCCATTCTCCGCGCACAAAGTGCCATCACAGAAAATACTGCCGGTGTGACTCGGGACGTTTTACAAAAGACTGTCGAAAGATCAGAATTTAAAATTCCGTTCACTTTGTCCGATACACCTGGTCTTGATATTGAAAATATCGACGAAATCTCGAAGGAAATCATTGAAATTGCTTTTGAACATTTGCGAAATTCGGATCTTATCCTCCATGTGATCGATCATAAAGACTTACGTAAATATGATCACAGACTCATCGAATTATTTAAAAAAGACGAAATTCTAAAAGATAAGATGGTTTTAACTCTTATCAATAAAGTGGATACCGAACAAGACGAATATGATCTGGAACCATTTTACAAACTGGGACTCAACGAACTTCTTCCGATCTCGGCCCTGGGTCGAAGGAATTTTGATCTCCTGTATCAAAAGATTAATTTTTTTCTTCCAGACAAAATCAAAATGCCGGAAGACCCGTATTGTAAAATTGCCATCATTGGGAAACCTAACTCGGGTAAGTCGTCACTTCTGAATACCTTTCTCGGTTACAAAAGGGCCGTTGTGAGTGATGTCCCAGGAACCACAAGGGATTCAGTTTCGGATCAGTTTTATTTTCAAAACCAAAAATTAGAAATCATTGATACTGCCGGGATTCGAAGAAAATCCAAAACAGGGGAAAGTTTGGAATTCTATTCTTATAAACGTACCCTTCATAGTTTGGGAGAAGCCGATGTGGTAGTCCTCCTTGTGGATGCCATGAAGGGGCTCGGTGAATTTGATAAAAAGATCTTTGGTGAAATCCAAGAACTCGGAAAACCGATGATTGTGGCTGTGAACAAATGGGATCTGGTTCCAGAAAAAGAATCCAATTCTTGGAAACACTACAAAGACCGGATGGAGGCCAAACTTTCCATTTTGAAGGAACGCCCTCTCATTTCCCTCTCTGCCAAGGAAAAACTCCGCACCCATAAACTCCTAGAATCGGTGATTGCTCTCTATGAAAAGTCCCAGAAAAAGCTGACCACCCGTGCCCTAAATGACTGGTTAAGCAAGTGGGGGGGCAAAAATAAGGTGCAGAAGGCATCCAATCGACCTCCGAAGGTGTATTACGCCACGCAAGTGTCCCAGATTCCTTTTAAAATACTTTTCTTTGTTAACGATACGAAACTCTTTCCGTCAAATATTCTAAGCTTTTACCGAAAGAGTATAGTAGCGGAGTTCGGACTGGATGGCCTAGCCGTTGAGATCGAACTTCGGAATAGAAACGAGGGTAAGGAGGGCAAGGAATGATACTTGCCGCAGTCCTATTGAGCTACCTTTTGGGTGGCATTCCGGTCGGGTTTCTCCTGGCCAAACAAGTGCGGGGGATTGACATCCGCGAACACGGTAGCCGTAACATCGGTGCCACCAACGTCGGCCGGGTCATTGGCTGGAAGTATGGAATCATCGCCCTCTTTTTGGATGCCCTGAAAGGTGCCATTCCTGTCGTTGCCGCATCCTATATCGAGTCTCCTTATTCACTCACAACCACAGAAATTTTACTTGGATCTGTTGCCATCCTTGGCCATACATTCACTCCTTTTCTCCATTTCAAAGGAGGAAAAGGGGTAGCCACGGCTCTTGGGGTGTATATGACCCTTGTTCCCATTGTTACAGTTTGTGCAGTTGTGATCTTTTTTATTGTCTATAAAATTTCTGGATTTGTTTCTCTAGGGTCCATCTTGGCTACTCTTTCCATGCCCATTTGGTATTTTGGAACCACAAAACTCATTCCTGATTCCGAATACCAACCAGTCATCTTTTTTGTGTTAGTTGCTACTTTTTTCCTCATTTCCTATTCCCATAGAGAAAACATCAAACGTTTGGTGTTAGGCAAAGAACTTCGAGCAACACAGAATGCAAACTGAACGCGAATCGATTCTCACTAACAAAGAAAAACTTTTTCTTCTGACTAAGTTTGTAGAAGACCATCCGGAAGCAGAAATCCAGGACTTCTACAAATGGTTGTATTATGGAGAGTTTGGAATGGAAGAGTCTTCCTTGATTATGACAGGTAGACAATCCATTCCTGAGTTACACATCGTTCTCAGTGAAATTAAAAAAGAAGAATCGGAAACTAGGGAATCGGAGCTCATTTGGGAGCCGATGGGACTTGCGGCAAGGTTTGTCAAAGTTTATGTAACCAAATACTATCATATGGATTGTCCAGTAAAACGTTTGGTGAATTTACTCGAAAGGTCCCCAGCGTTTCGCGGGGCTAGGATGAGTTTTAAATTGGACTGGAATCTGCTGAAAGAAACCGTTTTAGAGTTACGACCTGAACTGGGCCGTCGTGATTTTATCAACTTTGAAGAAAGAATCAATTTCCACCAATTGCCAGCACTTCCATATACAGAAGGTTATGCGGATAAAAATCCATGTGCTTACCGCGTGGTATCGCAAAAATTATTTTTTGATTATTTTCCTGAGTTTGAAGACAATTCTGTTTTTCATCCTTTTTCTGGAAATGAATCCATCATTGGATAAAGACTTCGTTTTAAATATCGGATTTCTTTTTTGATAGATTGGATCATGAGTTGGTTTTTGCGTAACAGTTCCAAATCCTTGTGACGTAAAATATAGATTTCCGTTTTCCGCACCATCCTTCTTAAATAAGACTGTTCCCGCATCCAAATCCAAATGTCCGATTCTTGAAAGATTTGGGTTGGTATTTTTTCTTCAAACTTTTCCAAACCATCTTCCATAAATTCTAAATCTTTTTGGATCCTTCTGTATAGGTTTTCTGAACCATTTGGGAGTAAGTAAGACGTAACTTCTATTTGTCTTTTTGTATTTTCCTTTTTTGCCTTGGACGGTGGCGATTGGTTTACGATTGTTTTTTCGATTCCACTTTCCTTCATAGAATCTAATTTCCAAATGGAAAGTTCTCTCCAAGGGTAGTTATGGTTTGGAGTCCCAATTAAATTCTCCTTGGCTTTTTCAGGAGAAAGGGTTTGGATTCCCGTTATTTCTGCCCCATCTTCGTTTACGTTGAAAAGTTGCATTTCACTGACTGAACTTGCTGACTCTTCAAACCAGTGTCTGTACAAATCCAAAACATAATCGGTAAGGACAGATCCTTTTCCCCCAGCTCTTGGAACAAAACGAGTTTCCCTTTTCCGAATGATGACTTCATTGATCCGCTCTAAACTATTCTTTCGACCAATTAATGTGAGCCATTTTTCATTATGATGAGTTCCCGTGGAATGGATCTCTCTTCCAGAATAGGCCAAGTCTTGGCCAAGAAAATACACAGAGGTAAATCCCATAAAGCGCAACATATCAAAGGCAGTGGTAGCCACAGATCCCCCGGATTGGATATCTCCCACTTCACGAAATACCTGTTCGGCGAGTTCTCCTCCCGCAGTGACTTCCCGAACCAGTGAACCTTCCGCATCCACTTGGTATTTAGCGGTCACAGAATGTACAACAGAATGAAACATAGGTTCCCTGAGAAGTGTAGGAGAACTGACAAGATCCGCAAAGAGGGGAATCCTGGTCAGCGACTCTCCCATAAAATGAAAAAAGGAGTTGGTTTGAGCATCCAGTGTGACAACCCCGTCTGCTTCGATTCCTGCTTTGATAAGAACTTTTAGAGAAGTATCGCAAGATAAAACAAATACTTTGTCTCTGACAGATTGTAACCAAGGGAGATTTTTTCGTAAACTAGGACCAGCTGACACGAGTACGGCGGTAAGACCTTTGAATTTATCCTTTAAAGAAGAGATGGGATGACGAAGAGGTGTTTCTTTTCCTACATGTACCAAATTCCAAATAGAGTTTTTAATCCATAACCTTTCAAATTCAAACTTGGTGAGTAGGTCACTCATCTTTGCAGAAAACACGGTTTGGGTTTTTTCTTCTAATTCGCGAAAGACTGGGTTTCTATTGGTATCGGTTGGGTTACGAATGACCTTCAGTCCACTCACTCGTTCAATGGGTAGGGACTCCAAATAGTTAAAAAACAAGGGAAAAAATGCATCTCCTGAAAACAGATGCCTACCTGGGACTTGTAAAACAGGGATTAAAATTTTTTCCCAAATAACAGGGATTAACGTTTCATCATCTCCGATGAGAATGAGGATTTGGCCTGGGGTCAAAGTTTCACTGATCTTTTGGATGAGGTGGGGATTTCCAAGTCCAAACAAAATCACAATATCGGTTGCTCGTAAGGAATAAGAATCTAAAAGTCGAATGGCTTGTGTTAGGGGGGAGAAGGAAGAGGATAGTGGTTCCCCATTTAATGAGACATAATATTCCCCTGGTTTCTTGGCTGATCCCAATTCCCAAAGGTTCTCGGATGAGAAGTTTCTGAAATAATTTTGCAAGTAAGGCTTTCTTTCAAAAATTTCACTGGAAATCGGATCGATAATTTGGGACATAATACTATCTAAGGTTTTTTCTTATGTCTCCCAAGCGGTGTCAACTGGGAAACTTAAGGAATCGAACGGCGAAACATATATGCACTTAAAGAGCCTAAGTATTGTTGGATTTAAAACATTTGCAGATGAGACGGAGATTACGTTTGATCCCGGTTTTACTGCTGTCGTCGGGCCGAATGGTTCGGGGAAATCAAATATCGTCGATTCAGTCAAATGGGTCTTTGGAGAAAAAAGTGCCAAGGGACTCCGTGGGGAAAAGATGGACGATGTCATCTTCCACGGAACAGAGAGTAGGCGAGCGGCAGGATTTTCCGAAGTTTCCATTCTCTTTGATAACGATGACCATTTTTTCAACATTGATTTTCCATCAGTAAAAATCACTCGTCGTTTGTACCCTGATGGGGAAAACGAATATTACCTCAATGATATCAGAACCACAAGAAAGGATATCGAAAAAACCCTTCTCGATACAGGAATTGGTAAATCTAGTTATAGTATTTTAGAACAAGGTCGAGTGGACCAAATCCTCAATTCTAAACCAGAAGAAAGAAGGGCCATCTTTGAAGAAGCAGCAGGTGTTTCTCGGTTCAAACTAGATAGGAAAGAAGCCACAAAGAAGTTGGATGATACCAACCAAAACCTACTGCGCATCCAAGACATTATGAACTCTATGGTCAAAGACCTAGAAGTCAAAGAAAAACAATCGGAAAAAGCCGAACAGTATTTCAAACTCAAATCCGATTTGGATGAGTCTGACAAAAACCTAAGATTTTTAAAACTCAGAGACTTCAAACGTCGAATGAAAAAATCGGATGAAGAACTACTTGAGATCCGAGAAAAAAACAAATCGATTCTATCTCTCATCCAAAACGAAACCAATTTGATTTCTGAAAAGGAAACCACCAAAGAGGCGAAAGAAAAGGAAATTGCAGAAATCGATAAAAAGTTATTTGATCATCTTTCTAAGAGCCAAATCCAAAAAGAAAAAATAGCCAAAAACAAAACCTTTATTTTGGAGTATGAACTTCGGATTGGAGAAATCCTTTCGGCTTTGGAAACAGAAAACCAAGCCACAATCAAACTCGAAGTGGAAAAACGGGCGATAGAACTGGAAAACGAACGCCAAAGAGAGATCCAATCCACTTTACAAGATGAGATTCAAACTTTGGAATCGAAACGGGTTTCCTTAGAACTTTCTATCAAAGAAGAAGAAAAGTCTATTGAAGAAAAAGAAGGTAGGATTCAGGAAAATGAAAAACGCCATATCACCCTTCGAGACAAACAAAAAACAGTTATCTTCGAACTCATCCAAGAGTTAGAAAATAAAAAAAGGGAATCGAGAGAAGGAGAAGAAATTCGTAATGCTGACAAAGCCGATCTTCTTTCTGATTTAGAACTTTACCGAAACAAATTAGAATCGGCTTTAAATCAGTTGGGATCATCGAATTTGAAGGATGGGATTTCTGACTTACGTGAAATCAAACTCGATCGTTATTCCGAAAAATTAACTTCCTTTTTAAAAAGAGAGGATGATTTTAGAAACTTACTTTTTGATAAAGACGGGATCCTCTCCAAAAAAGAATCCATCGACCAAGAAATCGAAGATTTAATTTTAGAAAATGAAAACCTAACACGAGGAATTCGGGATCACCAAAGTAATATTATTTTGCACAGAAGCCATTGGGAAGAAACAAGAACCCAAATTGTGGAACTGGAGAAAAAACTTCTCGAATCCAATTCTCGTTTAGAAAACCAACAAAAAGAAATTGCTGTCCTTGATGAAAGGATTGGTGAAATTGAAAAACGAATTTTAGGGGCCAAGGAACAAGAGTCTGTCATTCGCGATAAAAAAGATAGTTTGGAGAAAGAAGTCGAAGTTCTAGAAAAAGAAATCGAAGAATCTTACCAAGAATTTCTTTCGATGAGTCGAATTTTGGAATCCGAAAAGGAAACCTTACAAACTCTTGTAGAAGAAATCTCAGGAATCAAATCCAATATCACAAAAAACCAAGAAGTGTTCCAAAACCTTCTCCCTTTACTTTCTGAAAAAGAAAGAACCAGTTCTGCACTGAAAGTACAAATTGATTCCCTTGTGGAAGAATTGTACAATGATTATTCCCTCACCGATTCTGAATTAGAAACAGAACGAGGGAGTCTGGAACTGGACCAAAAGGCAGAGGAAAGAAGATTAAGATCGGCAAAGTCCGAGATCCAACTTCTTGGTTCCATCAACCCACTTGCGATTGAAGAGTATCGTAACATCAAAGAAATCTACGAACACAATTTGAAACAAAAGATAGATATCGAAAGTTCAAAAAAAGACATCGAAGAAGTTTTAAAACGAATCAACGAAGAGTCGGAAAAACTTTTCCAAGAAACGTTTGAAAAAATCAAACAAAACTTCCAGGAAACCTTTTCGACTCTTTTCAATGGGGGAAGGGCGACTCTCGAACTTACGGAAAAAGAGGACTCTCTTAATTCTGGGGTTGAGATTATGGCAGAACCTCCAGGAAAACATGTTCAAAACTTACGATTGTTATCTGGTGGGGAAAAATCTCTCACAGCGATTGCACTTCTTTTTGCCATCTACATGGTCAAACCAAGTCCATTCTGTTTTCTAGATGAGATTGATGCAGCACTGGATGAGGCCAATAAACTAAGGTTCTGTCAAATTCTTGACCGGTTCAAAGACAAAACACAGTTCATTGTGGTTTCCCACGCACAGTCCACGATCTCTAGAGCCAATGCCATCTTCGGGGTTACCAACGAAGAACCAGGAATCTCAAAGATCCTCTCACTTCGTTTGGATGAAGCAAAATCTCTTTCCAAACAAATCACGCAAAAGACAGGAACCGACAACTAGGTCGGTTCTTTAAGTGTCTCTCCCATTCAGAAAGAATTTCGAAAGTACATAAAAAAACAAAGACGCTACGGATTGTAGTCGTCTTTGTTTATGTTTCCTACAGAGTTATGTTTACTATTATTTGTTGCCTTGCATTTCTTTCATAATGCAAGTAGAGAATGCTTTGCAAGAATCACCGCTCGTGAGACAACCGGCAATTTTATTGTAGTATTTGGGACGGTTACAGTTGAATTCGCAACCACGTTTCAGCGTGCTTTTTTGTTCTTCAGAAGCATTTGGGTTCACTTGCACTGTACAGCTGTAAAACTTATCACAAGCTTCTTTACACTTAGGAAAGTCAGCTGCTTGGAGGGTTCCAGTGAATAACACCAGAGCCAGAATTGAAAACAAACGATTTGTTTTTTTCATACCTTTTCCTCTCGATCTTTGGTAGCGAAGACGGGAGTCGAACCCGTGACCTCAGGGTTATGAATCCTGTGCTCTAACCATCTGAGCTACCTCGCCCTATCACCTTAGATCGTTTGGTTGAACTAAATCTTTAGTTCTTTTGTCATTTTTTGGAGAGAATCAGATTGGTAAACAAAAAAAAGCCCCGACGGTTGCCGGGGCCTTTTCTCTTAACAAGAGTAAGTAGTGAGGAATTCGTATGGGTGAGGGCGACCTTCCCATGGCCAAATTTCTGTTTCAAACTTGTAGTGTTGGTATGTTTGTAGAAAGTTTTCTGTAAACACATCACCTTGTTTGAAAATTTCTCTTTGAGCAAGCATCTCTTCCATTGCTTCACGAAGTGTGTGAGGCATTTGGCGAATTCCTTTTTCGCGGATTTCATCCAATGAAAGTTCAAAAAGATCTTCTTCACGCGCAGGACCCGGATCGATTTTTTCAGCAACACCAGCCATACCAGCCATAAGGAGTGATGCAAACGCCAAATATGGGTTAGCTGTTGAATCTGGAAATCTGAATTCCACACGTTTTGCTTTTTCGCCGCTAACAAAAGGAATACGGCAAGAAGCAGAACGGTTCTGAGCAGAGTATGCTAAGATAGACGGAGCTTCGAATCCAGGAATGAGTCGTTTGTAAGAGTTTGTAGATGCATTAGTGAACGCAGCGCAAGCTCTTGCATATTTCAAAACTCCACCAACATAGTTGAATGCGAAGTCAGAAAGACCTTGGTATTTGTCTCCAGCAAAAAGGTTTTTTCCACCTTTCCAAAGAGAGATATGAACGTGCATACCGTTACCGTTATCACCAAAAAGTGGTTTTGGCATAAATGTAGCAGTTTTTCCGTGTTTATGAGCCACCATCTTCACGATGTATTTTAGCTTTTGAACGTTGTCAGCAGCCTCAATCAAAGTTCCAAACTTAACACCAATTTCTCCTTGTGCTTGTGCTACTTCATGGTGAACCACAAAAGTTTCCATTCCGATTGCTTCTAGAGTTTTTACAAATTCAGCACGGAGGTCCACTTGGGAGTCAATAGGAGCCACTGGGAAGTATCCACCTTTTGTTCCAGGACGGTGTCCAGAGTTGAAGTTGATTTTTCCTGTGTTGTTTGTTCCTGGAATTTCAGAGTGAGTATTCCAGATCCCTTCGTTAGAATCTAATTCATAGTATTGGCAGTTAATTTCATCACGAACTCGTAAACTGTCAAAAACGAAGAATTCATTTTCTGGACCGAAGTAGGCAGTGTCTGCAATTCCGGATTTGTTCATGAACTCTAATGCTTTTTTCGCAATAGAACGCGGGCATTTTTCATAGTATTGTTTTTTGTAAATATCCCAGACATCGCAGAACATAACAAGCGTTTTGTCAGCAGTGAACGGATCCAAAAAAGCCGTAGAAATTTCTGGGTGTAGTTGCATGTCAGAAGCATTGATTGGCTGCCAACGAGCAATGGAAGATCCATCAAAAGGAATTCCTTTGAACGTATCTTCATCAACTGAATTCACATAATACGAAACGTGGTGCCACATTCCTTTGATATCCGTGAAGCGGAAGTCGTAGAAAATGACTCCATTTTTTTTGGCATACTCAACCACTTCCTTTCCGGAAGTAAATTTTGGGGTTGCGAACTGCATTTGATTCTCCTTCTTTCAGAGGTCGGTCTGATTGTTGTAATCTGTTGTCCATTAAGATGCAAGATTTATACCAAGGCATTTCGACCTAAATATAAGGGTTTCGTGGAGTTTCTAAGCAATGTGAGTTAAAAATCACGCCTAGTACCTAAACGAATTGCACAAAATGAAAACTTTTTGCTTATAATTTCGGCAAATTTGCCTAATTTAAGCTTCCGCCATTTCGAAATACTATCTCCAAATGGGGGATTTTGGTCAACGGAATCGGGTAATTTTCGAAGAGAAATCAGAAAATTTTCAGATTCCGAACAAGTTATGTTTTTTTTGTGGCAGTGACCGAAGACTCATAAAGGTTAGAATCTAGATGAGTTCTCGAAAACCCGATTATGGTCGTTACCAACATTTAGAGAGCTTTATCCACCTTTCCAAAGATGCCATCTGGTGTTATGAATTGGACATTCCTATGCCCATTTCTCTTTCCTTGGAAGAACAGATGGAATATGTTTGGAACCACAGTGTGATCCGGGAAAGTAATTTGGCGATGGCT comes from the Leptospira bourretii genome and includes:
- the smpB gene encoding SsrA-binding protein SmpB → MGKTKKDDKPRGTDPLINKKAKFNFELLDSFEAGVVLTGSEVKSLREKKGNLTDCFAKVRNGEVFLENFQIPPYKNGGYANHPEIRPRKLLLKAKEIEKIDRSIKEKGLVLVATRCFFKNNRLVKIDVALAKPKKLYDKRDDIQKKEAKIDMERAMKEHLRK
- the der gene encoding ribosome biogenesis GTPase Der is translated as MKGLPVVTIVGRQNVGKSTLFNAILRAQSAITENTAGVTRDVLQKTVERSEFKIPFTLSDTPGLDIENIDEISKEIIEIAFEHLRNSDLILHVIDHKDLRKYDHRLIELFKKDEILKDKMVLTLINKVDTEQDEYDLEPFYKLGLNELLPISALGRRNFDLLYQKINFFLPDKIKMPEDPYCKIAIIGKPNSGKSSLLNTFLGYKRAVVSDVPGTTRDSVSDQFYFQNQKLEIIDTAGIRRKSKTGESLEFYSYKRTLHSLGEADVVVLLVDAMKGLGEFDKKIFGEIQELGKPMIVAVNKWDLVPEKESNSWKHYKDRMEAKLSILKERPLISLSAKEKLRTHKLLESVIALYEKSQKKLTTRALNDWLSKWGGKNKVQKASNRPPKVYYATQVSQIPFKILFFVNDTKLFPSNILSFYRKSIVAEFGLDGLAVEIELRNRNEGKEGKE
- the plsY gene encoding glycerol-3-phosphate 1-O-acyltransferase PlsY translates to MILAAVLLSYLLGGIPVGFLLAKQVRGIDIREHGSRNIGATNVGRVIGWKYGIIALFLDALKGAIPVVAASYIESPYSLTTTEILLGSVAILGHTFTPFLHFKGGKGVATALGVYMTLVPIVTVCAVVIFFIVYKISGFVSLGSILATLSMPIWYFGTTKLIPDSEYQPVIFFVLVATFFLISYSHRENIKRLVLGKELRATQNAN
- a CDS encoding motility associated factor glycosyltransferase family protein, whose translation is MSQIIDPISSEIFERKPYLQNYFRNFSSENLWELGSAKKPGEYYVSLNGEPLSSSFSPLTQAIRLLDSYSLRATDIVILFGLGNPHLIQKISETLTPGQILILIGDDETLIPVIWEKILIPVLQVPGRHLFSGDAFFPLFFNYLESLPIERVSGLKVIRNPTDTNRNPVFRELEEKTQTVFSAKMSDLLTKFEFERLWIKNSIWNLVHVGKETPLRHPISSLKDKFKGLTAVLVSAGPSLRKNLPWLQSVRDKVFVLSCDTSLKVLIKAGIEADGVVTLDAQTNSFFHFMGESLTRIPLFADLVSSPTLLREPMFHSVVHSVTAKYQVDAEGSLVREVTAGGELAEQVFREVGDIQSGGSVATTAFDMLRFMGFTSVYFLGQDLAYSGREIHSTGTHHNEKWLTLIGRKNSLERINEVIIRKRETRFVPRAGGKGSVLTDYVLDLYRHWFEESASSVSEMQLFNVNEDGAEITGIQTLSPEKAKENLIGTPNHNYPWRELSIWKLDSMKESGIEKTIVNQSPPSKAKKENTKRQIEVTSYLLPNGSENLYRRIQKDLEFMEDGLEKFEEKIPTQIFQESDIWIWMREQSYLRRMVRKTEIYILRHKDLELLRKNQLMIQSIKKEIRYLKRSLYPMMDSFPEKG
- a CDS encoding chromosome segregation SMC family protein translates to MHLKSLSIVGFKTFADETEITFDPGFTAVVGPNGSGKSNIVDSVKWVFGEKSAKGLRGEKMDDVIFHGTESRRAAGFSEVSILFDNDDHFFNIDFPSVKITRRLYPDGENEYYLNDIRTTRKDIEKTLLDTGIGKSSYSILEQGRVDQILNSKPEERRAIFEEAAGVSRFKLDRKEATKKLDDTNQNLLRIQDIMNSMVKDLEVKEKQSEKAEQYFKLKSDLDESDKNLRFLKLRDFKRRMKKSDEELLEIREKNKSILSLIQNETNLISEKETTKEAKEKEIAEIDKKLFDHLSKSQIQKEKIAKNKTFILEYELRIGEILSALETENQATIKLEVEKRAIELENERQREIQSTLQDEIQTLESKRVSLELSIKEEEKSIEEKEGRIQENEKRHITLRDKQKTVIFELIQELENKKRESREGEEIRNADKADLLSDLELYRNKLESALNQLGSSNLKDGISDLREIKLDRYSEKLTSFLKREDDFRNLLFDKDGILSKKESIDQEIEDLILENENLTRGIRDHQSNIILHRSHWEETRTQIVELEKKLLESNSRLENQQKEIAVLDERIGEIEKRILGAKEQESVIRDKKDSLEKEVEVLEKEIEESYQEFLSMSRILESEKETLQTLVEEISGIKSNITKNQEVFQNLLPLLSEKERTSSALKVQIDSLVEELYNDYSLTDSELETERGSLELDQKAEERRLRSAKSEIQLLGSINPLAIEEYRNIKEIYEHNLKQKIDIESSKKDIEEVLKRINEESEKLFQETFEKIKQNFQETFSTLFNGGRATLELTEKEDSLNSGVEIMAEPPGKHVQNLRLLSGGEKSLTAIALLFAIYMVKPSPFCFLDEIDAALDEANKLRFCQILDRFKDKTQFIVVSHAQSTISRANAIFGVTNEEPGISKILSLRLDEAKSLSKQITQKTGTDN
- a CDS encoding Cys-rich protein, with amino-acid sequence MKKTNRLFSILALVLFTGTLQAADFPKCKEACDKFYSCTVQVNPNASEEQKSTLKRGCEFNCNRPKYYNKIAGCLTSGDSCKAFSTCIMKEMQGNK
- the glnA gene encoding type I glutamate--ammonia ligase, with translation MQFATPKFTSGKEVVEYAKKNGVIFYDFRFTDIKGMWHHVSYYVNSVDEDTFKGIPFDGSSIARWQPINASDMQLHPEISTAFLDPFTADKTLVMFCDVWDIYKKQYYEKCPRSIAKKALEFMNKSGIADTAYFGPENEFFVFDSLRVRDEINCQYYELDSNEGIWNTHSEIPGTNNTGKINFNSGHRPGTKGGYFPVAPIDSQVDLRAEFVKTLEAIGMETFVVHHEVAQAQGEIGVKFGTLIEAADNVQKLKYIVKMVAHKHGKTATFMPKPLFGDNGNGMHVHISLWKGGKNLFAGDKYQGLSDFAFNYVGGVLKYARACAAFTNASTNSYKRLIPGFEAPSILAYSAQNRSASCRIPFVSGEKAKRVEFRFPDSTANPYLAFASLLMAGMAGVAEKIDPGPAREEDLFELSLDEIREKGIRQMPHTLREAMEEMLAQREIFKQGDVFTENFLQTYQHYKFETEIWPWEGRPHPYEFLTTYSC